Proteins from a single region of Hordeum vulgare subsp. vulgare chromosome 6H, MorexV3_pseudomolecules_assembly, whole genome shotgun sequence:
- the LOC123406068 gene encoding uncharacterized protein LOC123406068: MASPSPSFLLQLVRYVSSLPSQFMGATARALPASREGAAGGAIRAPFAAPGPQRPGTPAEGAGGQGGVIHEASPVPLELMHASARAAPRMQGAAGNRTHPPTAGLMAPQRPGTPKEGAGGRGGIIHAASS; the protein is encoded by the coding sequence ATGGCGTCGCCTTCGCCTTCGTTCCTCCTCCAGCTGGTCCGGTACGTGTCGTCCCTCCCGAGCCAGTTCATGGGGGCGACGGCGAGGGCGCTCCCAGCCTCGAGGGAAGGCGCCGCCGGCGGGGCGATCCGCGCGCCATTCGCCGCCCCCGGGCCGCAGCGGCCAGGCACGCCGGCGGAGGGCGCCGGCGGCCAGGGTGGGGTCATCCATGAGGCTTCTCCCGTCCCGCTAGAGCTGATGCACGCGTCCGCAAGAGCGGCGCCTCGGATGCAAGGCGCTGCCGGCAACAGGACACATCCACCCACGGCCGGACTTATGGCGCCTCAGCGGCCCGGGACGCCGAAAGAAGGCGCCGGCGGCCGCGGCGGGATCATCCATGCGGCTTCTTCTTGA